The proteins below come from a single Cinclus cinclus chromosome 23, bCinCin1.1, whole genome shotgun sequence genomic window:
- the PARK7 gene encoding Parkinson disease protein 7 isoform X3 has protein sequence MASKRALVILAKGAEEMETVIPTDVMRRAGIKVTVAGLTGKEPVQCSRDVFICPDASLEDARKEGPYDVVVLPGGNLGAQNLSESAAVKDILKDQESRKGLIAAICAGPTALLAHGIGYGSKVTTHPLAKDKMMNGAHYSYSESRVEKDGNILTSRGPGTSFEFGLAIVETLLGKEVAEQVKAPLILKE, from the exons ATGGCCTCAAAGAGAGCATTGGTGATTCTGGCTAAAGGGGCAGAGGAGATGGAAACTGTAATCCCCACTGATGTTATGAGACGAGCTGGG ATCAAGGTGACTGTTGCAGGCCTAACAGGAAAAGAACCAGTGCAGTGCAGTCGAGATGTCTTCATTTGTCCCGATGCCAGTCTTGAAGATGCCAGAAAAGAG GGGCCTTACGATGTTGTGGTCCTGCCTGGAGGGAACCTTGGAGCTCAAAACTTGTCTGAG TCTGCTGCTGTGAAAGACATTTTGAAGGaccaggaaagcagaaaaggcctgaTTGCTGCAATATGTGCAG GTCCTACTGCCCTTCTGGCACATGGCATAGGGTATGGAAGCAAAGTCACAACGCATCCTTTGGCCAAAGACAAAATGATGAATGGAG CACACTACTCCTACTCGGAGAGCCGCGTGGAGAAGGACGGCAACATCCTCACCAGCCGTGGGCCCGGCACCAGCTTTGAGTTTGGCTTGGCCATTGTGGAAACACTGCTGGGGAAGGAAGTGGCTGAACAGGTGAAGGCGCCTCTAATACTGAAAGAGTGA
- the ERRFI1 gene encoding ERBB receptor feedback inhibitor 1: MSTAGVAAQEMRVPLKTGFLHTSQGMGSLKTCWGTHSGFENTFFNVDSIAVTYNLNPSSEQHLPSIGHSSNQASMNDHIAGSCIQVPSQKSSPPPVSPKNEHPISRYDDHLVPGLSKLSLTVGCVSEETPHMPIKNGPIQFLSASSNDRSCRPLPPLPISEDFTPDEVDKEVEFLTSSDTDFLLEDYELPSFKSSAPSRRSFRGCGQINYAYFDTPTGPKPEDANPTQSLNVYISSIYPPPQQLHRRLRRSHSGPAGSLNKPVVRLTGHLNRSSPTSDEDKPEIPPRVPIPPRALKPDYRRWSAEVASSAYSDEDRPPKVPPREPLSRSNSRTPSPKSLPSYLNGVMPPTQSFAPDPKYVSSKALQRQNSEGSSNRVPCILPIIENGKKASSTHYYLLPERPPYLDKYEKFFREAEERSSNTEVQSWSGDCTATSAPIKLDSKARTDIGGPLKRKHLSYVVSP; encoded by the exons ATGTCAACTGCAGGAGTTGCTGCTCAGGAGATGAGAGTCCCCTTAAAAACTGGATTTCTTCACACCAGTCAAGGCATGGGCAGTCTGAAAACCTGCTGGGGTACCCACAGTGGATTTGAAAA tactttCTTTAATGTGGACTCTATAGCAGTGACATATAATTTAAACCCATCAAGCGAGCAACATTTGCCATCCATTG GGCACTCTTCCAACCAGGCTTCCATGAATGACCACATTGCTGGAAGTTGCATCCAAGTCCCATCTCAGAAATCCAGTCCACCTCCTGTAAGTCCCAAAAATGAACATCCAATTTCAAGGTACGACGACCATCTCGTTCCTGGCCTTAGTAAACTGTCATTAACCGTGGGCTGTGTTTCTGAAGAAACACCTCACATGCCAATAAAAAATGGACCAATTCAATTTCTGTCTGCATCTTCTAATGATCGCAGCTGCAGGCCACTACCCCCTCTGCCTATATCTGAGGACTTTACTCCAGATGAGGTTGACAAAGAGGTAGAATTCCTGACTAGCTCAGATACTGACTTTTTGCTAGAAGATTATGAACTTCCTTCTTTTAAATCCAGTGCTCCAAGCCGTCGGAGCTTTAGGGGCTGTGGACAAATCAACTATGCGTATTTCGATACCCCAACGGGACCAAAACCAGAAGATGCCAACCCTACACAAAGCCTAAATGTGTACATATCCAGTATTTATCCtcctccacagcagctgcaccGACGCCTGCGAAGGTCCCATTCCGGGCCAGCTGGATCTCTCAATAAACCCGTAGTAAGACTAACTGGACACTTAAACAGGTCGTCTCCAACTTCTGATGAAGATAAACCAGAGATTCCACCAAGGGTGCCCATACCCCCACGGGCTCTCAAACCAGACTACAGAAGGTGGTCAGCAGAAGTGGCTTCCAGTGCCTACAGCGATGAAGACCGGCCTCCCAAAGTGCCCCCCCGAGAACCTTTGTCACGAAGCAATTCCCGCACCCCCAGTCCCAAAAGCCTTCCATCGTACCTCAATGGGGTTATGCCCCCCACCCAGAGCTTTGCACCTGATCCTAAGTATGTCAGCAGCAAAGCTCTACAAAGACAAAATAGTGAAGGATCTTCCAACAGGGTCCCCTGCATTCTTCCGATTATTGAAAACGGTAAAAAGGCCAGTTCAACACACTACTATCTGCTACCAGAGAGGCCTCCATATTTGGACAAGTATGAGAAATTCTtcagagaagcagaggagaggagTTCTAACACTGAGGTTCAGTCCTGGTCTGGTGACTGCACAGCCACCTCAGCCCCAATAAAACTGGACTCAAAAGCCAGAACGGACATAGGTGGTCCCCTGAAACGAAAACACCTCTCCTACGTGGTTTCCCCTTAG
- the PARK7 gene encoding Parkinson disease protein 7 isoform X1, with amino-acid sequence MKLKQAPSFTAISLIAAPPDMASKRALVILAKGAEEMETVIPTDVMRRAGIKVTVAGLTGKEPVQCSRDVFICPDASLEDARKEGPYDVVVLPGGNLGAQNLSESAAVKDILKDQESRKGLIAAICAGPTALLAHGIGYGSKVTTHPLAKDKMMNGAHYSYSESRVEKDGNILTSRGPGTSFEFGLAIVETLLGKEVAEQVKAPLILKE; translated from the exons CCCCTTCCTTTACAGCCATCTCCCTAATAGCAGCCCCTCCAGACATGGCCTCAAAGAGAGCATTGGTGATTCTGGCTAAAGGGGCAGAGGAGATGGAAACTGTAATCCCCACTGATGTTATGAGACGAGCTGGG ATCAAGGTGACTGTTGCAGGCCTAACAGGAAAAGAACCAGTGCAGTGCAGTCGAGATGTCTTCATTTGTCCCGATGCCAGTCTTGAAGATGCCAGAAAAGAG GGGCCTTACGATGTTGTGGTCCTGCCTGGAGGGAACCTTGGAGCTCAAAACTTGTCTGAG TCTGCTGCTGTGAAAGACATTTTGAAGGaccaggaaagcagaaaaggcctgaTTGCTGCAATATGTGCAG GTCCTACTGCCCTTCTGGCACATGGCATAGGGTATGGAAGCAAAGTCACAACGCATCCTTTGGCCAAAGACAAAATGATGAATGGAG CACACTACTCCTACTCGGAGAGCCGCGTGGAGAAGGACGGCAACATCCTCACCAGCCGTGGGCCCGGCACCAGCTTTGAGTTTGGCTTGGCCATTGTGGAAACACTGCTGGGGAAGGAAGTGGCTGAACAGGTGAAGGCGCCTCTAATACTGAAAGAGTGA
- the PARK7 gene encoding Parkinson disease protein 7 isoform X2 encodes MSPSFTAISLIAAPPDMASKRALVILAKGAEEMETVIPTDVMRRAGIKVTVAGLTGKEPVQCSRDVFICPDASLEDARKEGPYDVVVLPGGNLGAQNLSESAAVKDILKDQESRKGLIAAICAGPTALLAHGIGYGSKVTTHPLAKDKMMNGAHYSYSESRVEKDGNILTSRGPGTSFEFGLAIVETLLGKEVAEQVKAPLILKE; translated from the exons CCCCTTCCTTTACAGCCATCTCCCTAATAGCAGCCCCTCCAGACATGGCCTCAAAGAGAGCATTGGTGATTCTGGCTAAAGGGGCAGAGGAGATGGAAACTGTAATCCCCACTGATGTTATGAGACGAGCTGGG ATCAAGGTGACTGTTGCAGGCCTAACAGGAAAAGAACCAGTGCAGTGCAGTCGAGATGTCTTCATTTGTCCCGATGCCAGTCTTGAAGATGCCAGAAAAGAG GGGCCTTACGATGTTGTGGTCCTGCCTGGAGGGAACCTTGGAGCTCAAAACTTGTCTGAG TCTGCTGCTGTGAAAGACATTTTGAAGGaccaggaaagcagaaaaggcctgaTTGCTGCAATATGTGCAG GTCCTACTGCCCTTCTGGCACATGGCATAGGGTATGGAAGCAAAGTCACAACGCATCCTTTGGCCAAAGACAAAATGATGAATGGAG CACACTACTCCTACTCGGAGAGCCGCGTGGAGAAGGACGGCAACATCCTCACCAGCCGTGGGCCCGGCACCAGCTTTGAGTTTGGCTTGGCCATTGTGGAAACACTGCTGGGGAAGGAAGTGGCTGAACAGGTGAAGGCGCCTCTAATACTGAAAGAGTGA